The genomic interval ctttaattttgGGGTAAACTATTTACGGGTGAAATTTATCTCAAACATCAACAGAAAATGGATATCTTGTATCGTTTTTCTTTTGGGCTTTGGCTCCGCCTCGTCAATTTAAGCCCAAAGATTATTATGTTTCTGATGGGAAGATGATATTCAGAATTTGGTAATCTTCACAtagttccaaaaaaaaaaaaaaaatctaagtcTCACCATCCCAAagtacataaaaatataatttttttatttatttcttactATTTGATAgtcaatattttagaaaaatgtaaaagaatttttaaattttatatgagtgtgaaatttttaaaatacaaaattttttataaaaaaaaatcgaaactttgagttaatgtcaaaattttgaaatgtaattttttcaaaagtttcaaaaaaattcgaaacatttgatgaatgtgaaacttctaaaatgtaatttttttaaaagtttattttttttgaaaactttGTATGAATGTGAAACTTGAGAAATGcatttttctaataatttaaaaaaaaaaacatcgaaattttgaatgaaagtgaaatttttgaaatgtaattttttcaaaaatttaaaataaaaattaaaactttagatgaatatgaaaattttagaatgcagttttttcaaaagtttttaaaatattataaactttaGAAACATTCGAAATATAACttctttagaatttttttaaaaaaattttgaaaattaaaacggatatgaaacttttgaagtgaaatttttttataaattaaaaaaaaaaattattaaaattttaaaatcatcaaaataataattttattttatttttactattaaataattaagataaaatgatatttcataTGTTTTGATGGTAAATATAAAGAGGGTGAAGATAGAtttctcaaaaaataaataatggttTATTATTTGAGTGATTGTATACATCGCTTAAATTGATGCTCATACACTCAAACCACACccttttataaaaaacaaaacaaaaatttatccaGTAATCCACATTTGTATTTAtattctcataaattttttaaaatattaaatatatctttaatcttttttattatcaaaaaacttttttaaattttttggtattatttttgaaaaaaattaaaataaattaaaaagtttagTGGGTACCGAAAACTTCTTCATATGTTTCCGGTACATGAAAACTTGTGAAAAGTTTTTTGTTACAcaccaaatatatattaaataattttaagtgTAACTTTTTTActgaaaaacttgaaaaaaaaatccgAAATATATGGTGTGTACTGGACAACTTACAAAAAGTTTTTtggtaaatttataattatttttacaaattttaaattttatacgaagacaaaaatataattttcttacaTTTGTGGAGGTAACGGTAAAATGTGAGGAATATtggataaaattttcaaaacaaaaaaacagcCGAAAAACTTCAAAAAGAACATATATATCTAAGACATCAAAAAAGTTTGTCAATGAAcagtttctataaaaaaattcaaatttaaaccTTTCAAAATACAGATTTATTCTAGAAAATTTAATGTTTGAATTTTCcaacactttttttatttagaaaaatttaatttgaaatttaaataatatatatatttcaataaatttaaatttattctttttgaaatacattaaaaaaaaattgtgggaGTTCGAGAGTCTTAccttttttctttataataaaGTTGtacaaatttagatttttgatgGATTTGTGGGAGTATATTCATAGGGTATGAAGAAAAAGTTTCCTCCCATTATCTTTGTGAATCATTATCTTTCCtcatattatatttatagtttttattataggaaaatataacaatttatctACCTAAAGGAGTGTTTCTAGTTCTAGCACAAAAAAGAAATGCGTAGTAAATGGGTGGCTGCTCTATCCATCGGCTATTCATTCCTTCATTTATTTGGTTAGGAGAAAGACACCTAACTCTATAACCCATCTGCCTCCTGCCTtttgatataaattataaagtgaACTCTGTTTGCTGttattaaaaaagattttgtgAATGCCATTATGATAAATACTACTATATGTAGAAGAACCAAAAGTAAGTCTTTGTGTTGTTGATTTGGGAGCGACAACAATAATCTCTTGAAACAAATCATGAAAAGTAGTGGGTTATGGGTAAACGTTGCCTTTGGTAATTTGAAACGGAAAACAAATTGGACTAAGGAAGGGAAAAAGAACAAGTTTTCATTAGagattttgttaataatatggttaacatatttaaaatgttttgttAATTATATGTCATTTGTGGTTAAAGAATATAATAAGATGTCACAATTTATTGATTGTCAATTGAACATTAATAAAaccaatttaaatatatataatatgtattaATGATTCAAATTGCGATAGAATATAGATAATTTTAAGGATTCAAACTTTTAATGTACATAATGTTCATTAATCATAATTTATATGATCAAATATATATCTAAAATTGATCCAtagtgaaataaaaataatggtcCGACTAGTTTAGTGTTAATAGGATAACACTTCATCTCCTCATATGGGGGTAGTGATACCTATAGATCCTCTAATGCACAAATTAGTTAGTGATTGAAACAGTAATATAAGTTGTTAGTTGTGTACATTTATCttgtgagaacaatttatttatagttGAGGTTTGAAGTCGTTTTGGGAGATCAAACGTTTAAAATCGTAACATATTTTATGTCAAAATTGACACTGTTTGATGAAGCATAGCTATTGGAATTATGGCTAACAAGACGAGTCATTATAGTCGTATTGTGATATTTACTTTATATATGTGgtatctcatatatatatatatatatatatatatatatatataatattgtattaattattagttttacttattttaaaaatatttactatttaaatttaatatatttttattattttataattttaaatataattgattattgtCATTTCGTAACATTAATTTTTAGTGTATTATACtttgaatcaaaattattactttACTGTGTCTTTCCATTTATTagtatcaataaaaaaaatttaaattaaaaaaaatattagtagaAATCTTTAAATTGCTAATTAAATTAACTGAAAATCGGTCAAATCTAAactatatttaattgaattaaattaaattaattttttttaaagaagtcATCAAAACTGAAACAAGCACGTACAGTTTTAATGGTTGACTCAAATAAATATTTGCttccaaaacaatcacaaacAAACAACCATATCAGTATCAGACTATTTTCTCtgaatttattttttcctttacaATATTTCTTCCCCGTGCCATGCCTATATGTCCTTATATAAGAATAATAGAAGAATATATATCCAATTATAGTGGATAATGGGTAGTCTGAGCTGACCCCCTCTTTTAACCGTAGAGAGAAATCCGGTTAGATGTGATTTTTGCCATTTTGAAGTCCAAAACTGTCggtttgtttaaatttgttaggctaaaatttatatcatcaaACTTAGTGGGGACACGCAGTAGATTTAGCCATTAAATTATGTGTCGAGAATAGCAAATGAGAGAAGTGTTCGTCACGCCCTTCGGTATTGCACTCTCTAAACTatgttgattttaattaatcaaaGCTCAAAATCATGCTAATTGGGAGCTTGGAATTAGCATTTTACTATGGACCTGGTCAGTTCCACGTTAGGGACGGCTACGGATTTTTTAACGCCCTTTTCACGTTCTCCACCACTAAGGaccaaatcaaaacaaaattaatactcTCTTGACTTGTTTGATTATCTgaacaaatttaatattctcTTGACTTGATTTGagttgtgtaattttttttaaattatttaatttattaaaatatgataaataaaattatatttttaaaaataagtaattaatgttgtattgatatagtaaaatgataaataatttgagacatataaaattaaaaaaatgaaattgatgaaatattggataatatttgaaagcatggaataaaattaatttaatttttgtttactaAACAACAAGATTGAGTTTAGTAGAAGAGACTATACTTTTACAATATAGGAAACTCGAGTCTAAATATCTATAAAGAGACATTTATATTTAGTACTTTGACACctctcaaataaaattttctctaGTGAAAATATTTGATGGAAAACAAAAAAGTTGTTTATTATTAGTGAAAATCAATATTCGTttgttcaaattaaatataatacattagtaaaaaacataacaaattcaaaattgctaaaactgaagaaaaaataatattaatacgTTAACAAACTCACAACATTAGTTcatgttgataatataaaattgataaaattaaagtgtttaaaaTATTCGTACATTTGaatatgtaaattaaatttaaaaaatgaataaattaaatcatgataataaaaaatgagaaattaGAATTCAACAAATACAGATTGAACATTATTTTTCGGACTTGAATTATCTACCTCACACTTATGTGTGAATTTTAGATTGGGCACTAAACAAATTTTACCTTAATAAGATTTTGTACATTAATCGAACATTATCATTAAAACTCTTTCATAAAATTAAGATATAAATAATCGATagttgaaaaatttatttatagttaaaaatatatctgaTAGATAGTTGATGACCGATAgttgaaaaactaaaaaatcaaaattaattaatttaaaaaaagagtGACATTAATCCAATCCCCTACCTATCTCTATAACTTATTGCAATTATTCATTGTTCTTGATGTATCCCTATTACTCTTGTAAGTTTAACTAtataagagaaagagaaaaaaaagacaTAACAATTACCCTTGTAAAAGTTTATGTATCCAAATAATATGTAATAGAAGAAAGGAAGCAATATAGATAGAATATTTCTTCAACGAAATAGTAGTGTTCGTTGTAGTTGTATTAATTGTAGTATgatagtagttttttttttgtttaatagtttgttgttgaagaataaaataaaaacaaggtGATGAATCTTTATTATTGTGCAAACAATTATTaacgaagaagaaaaaagaacaaCATACAAACAAAATATTGAGTGAGTGAATGAGTTATTTAGTtttacacaaaaataaataaataataaaattataaatgaaaagatacgtaaaaaaaaaactataaactcAAATGTCGATATTTAgaataatgttttaaaataatatatgaattcatataaaaatttatttatcaaataaaatttaatttaatcaaatgaatttataaattagttaaataaaCTATAGGTTAGTTTATTGATTTTGACATAGAgttactaaataaaataaaaaataaaaaattaagcgaaagacttattttgacatttttaacaCATTAATTTGCGTTTGACTGTAATTAAAAGTCACGCTTAACTcataatttttctcaatattagATTAACTCAcgttagtttttattttaaattttaataaaattattcctTCCTCTAAGATTTAAAGTTGTTGCATTGATATcaaaaaatatactaattaaaaaagtaaaaagttattttactaaattatctaattatttatatattttctattattattgattcaaataataataatactttaattaaaaaatattaaaaactaatGAAAATTGcataacattaaaaatatgacatttattttaataaaagtattttttgtttgacTGAAAGGGTATATGTATAGTAATAAAAGTTTTCGGAAATTATCTTTTTGGTCTCGCTGGCGAAGAAAAAGACCCACCACCAGAAGCTGGAAAGGAAGGAAGGACCAAAGCTTACACTAATTTTCAGAAGGCAAAATTTGAAACCTTTAATAATAACTAGCattgcaaaaagaaaaaaaataaaaaaaaaaaagtttcattttCTGAATAAATTTGAAGGTTCCAGTTGTCTGGTTGCTGTGAATGTTTattgttgaaaaatgaaaaggagTTGGTGGTTTCACAATAGAAAAATCGGAAAATTCGTGTTACATGGTTTTGTTACACTTTTATCAATTGTCACATTTAATATTACTATATACCACTAatttatgatgatgatgattgatCTCTTCccataattgaattccaaaaTATAAACACTTTTGTTGTGTTTGACGGGTGAACGTGTTTTCTGGGTAATAATATTCTTGttcattttctcctttttcatttttttattcaaaacaggaaaaattaaaagaaaaagaaaattctcCGAATCAAAGCCATAAACGTGTTGAGCTGTTTCCCTTTATATCTTCCACACACACACATACTCTCATTCTCATTTGTTATTTAGGTTTTTGAAACCCCGTTTCGTTGCTGTTTTTGGACTCATCCAAACAAGTCATAGAGTTCATTCTTTCTCATCTATAGATTTGTTCCGAATGTCACAATTGTTTAACGACGCATTGTTTTGCTTACTTCCTCCACGCGTCTCTCACCGCCACCATTTCTCGTTTTCATTTCAGTTTCTGACAATGAGATCAAAAAACTCGTAGCACTCCTTTTCCTCTTTCTTGGTTTCTCATTTTTGTAAacaaagtcttttttttttttgttgatagaTCAGAGACAAAAATGGCATCTTTATTCGATTGGGGTGTTAAAGAAAGTCACAGAGGAACCCCAGTTGTTGTTAAAATGGATAATCCAAATTGGTCGATGGTTGAACTTGAGGGTCCTTCAGAAGAAGATTTaatcataacaacaacaaaaacaaacccTTCATCAAGAGACAAAGGAAAAGGAAGAAACAAAAACGCTAAACAACTCACTTGGGTTCTTCTCCTTAAAGCTCATAGAGCTGCTGGTTGTTTAACTTCTCTTCCTCCTGCATTGTTTGCTTTAGTTTCCGCCGTTAAACGCCGTGTAGCTTCCGGTAGAACCGACGCAGATGCCGATGGTGGTGGTGGTAGGGAAAAGGAGAACCTTGCCGTGAAAAGTAGGTTCTATTcatttataaaagtgtttctTTGTTTGTCGGTGTTTTTGTTGTGTTTTGAGGTTGCTGCTTATTTTAAAGGTTGGCATTTTAGTGCACCGAATCTTGAATTATTATGGGCACCTGCATTTGGGGTTAAGGATGTTTTTGATTGGTTTTATGCTTTATGGGTTTTGATTCGTGTTGAGTATCTTGCTCCTCCTTTGCAGTTCCTCACCAATGCTTGTATTGTTCTTTTCCTTATTCAGAGTTTGGATAGGTTGGTTCTTTGTTTAGGTTGTTTTTGGATCCGGTTTAAGAAAATTAAACCTGTTCCAAAAGGTGGTTATTTATTAGATCTTGAATCTGGTGAAAAGGGTTTCTTCCCTATGGTACTTGTTCAGATCCCTATGTGCAATGAGAAAGAGGTAAATTACAATCACTCCttatttgttaaatttgttgtttcttgttgtttttttaatgtaactaatgatgtttgtttttttgttgtgttttttaaGGTTTATCAGCAATCTATTGCTGCAGTGTGTAATTTGGATTGGCCGAAATCCAATTTGCTGATTCAAGTTTTGGATGATTCGGATGATCCAATAACACAATCTTTGATCAAAGAGGAAGTTCATAAATGGCAACAAGAGGGTGCCAACATTTTGTACCGACACCGTGTAATTCGAGACGGGTACAAAGCTGGTAATCTGAAATCTGCAATGAATTGTAACTATGTGAAAGACTATGAATTTGTTACCATTTTCGATGCCGACTTTCAGCCTACACCCGATTTCCTTAAAAAAACTGTTCCTCATTTTAAGGtattaaattgaattgaatgatTCATTGATGCTTTCTTTGTCtttgttgaattattatatatattgtagCTGTGTCATGTTTTTGTATAGTTAATAATGAATTGATTGGAATTTGGATCCATTTGATGAATACTACTACAGGATAATGAGGAATTAGGACTTGTTCAAGCTAGATGGTCTTTTGTGAACAGGGATGAGAACCTTTTAACAAGGTTGCAGAATATTAATTTGTCTTTCCATTTTGAAGTGGAACAACAAGTGAATAGTGTTTTCATTAATTTCTTTGGGTTCAATGGAACTGCTGGAGTTTGGAGAATTAAGGCTTTGGAAGAAGCTGGTGGTTGGTTGGAGAGGACAACAGTAGAGGACATGGACATCGCCGTTCGAGCCCATCTTCATGGATGGAAATTCATTTTCCTCAATGATGTTGAGGTAATGCATTGCAACACATTGATCACACACCAAATGTTTTTGTTGCCTAATTCATTTTCTGAATCCAAATGTTAATGCTTCCAGTGCCAATGTGAGTTACCTGAATCGTATGAAGCTTACAGAAAACAGCAGCACAGATGGCATTCTGGGCCAATGCAATTGTTTCGCCTTTGTTTGCCTGATGTCATAACAGCCAAGGTATGTGTATTCAAAATCTCAATTCCCAAATTCAAGGCCTGTGAAGCTATGTAGCACAAACACTTTGTGTCAAGTGTCTGACACACTTGTGATTatattcattttctcaaattattgcCGGTGTCTACAAGTGAGCGTTCAGTGTCTGTGTTAATGCTTCATAGCTACAACTATGAAACACATTTATGGACACAACGTTGACACATGTAATAATCTAATAAGAAAATAGAAGTGGCTGAATGTAACATGTGTCAATATTGTGTCATGTTAGTGTTAGACATGACTTTAATTTGAAGTGTCAATGCTACATTGCTCAAAGTCTTTTTTTATGGAAAATTGCCTTGAGACATCTTATAACGTTACAGTTGTGCATATTATGGGCATGAATTGtgctttctttcttttttacaGATAAGCATATGGAAGAAATTCAACATGATATTTCTCTTTTTCCTTCTTAGAAAACTGGTGTTACCATTCTATTCATTCACTCTATTCTGCATAATTCTTCCCATGACAATGTTCGTACCAGAGGCCGAGATTCCGGCCTGGGTTGTTTGTTACATCCCAGCCGTCATGTCATTTCTCAACATCCTTCCAGCTCCAAAAGCCTTCCCTTTCATCGTACCATATCTCCTATTCGAAAACACCATGTCGGTTACAAAATTCAACGCCATGATCTCCGGCCTATTCCAGCTAGGAAGTGCATACGAATGGGTAGTCACCAAGAAATCAGGCCGTTCATCCGAGGGCGACCTAGCTTCATTGATCGAGAAACCAAAGCATCAGAGAGGGTCCTCAGAACCTGATTTAGAGGAAATGAAAGAGGAGATTAGAAGACAAGAGGAAAATGAAAATGTGgctcagaagaagaagaaaaaacataacAGAATATATATGAAGGAACTTGCTTTGGCTTTTTTGCTTCTAACAGCTTCAGCAAGAAGCCTTCTTTCAGCTCAAGGGATTCACTTCTACTTCTTGTTATTCCAAGGAGTTTCATTCCTTTTGGTTGGTCTTGACTTGATTGGTGAACAAGtagattgaaattgaaaaaaactcaaaaaaaaaaactataagtaGTAATAACTGGACTATGTACAATGTAGAAGAGATACACGCATGAATTTATATACacggaaaagaaaagaaaaaaagcaaGGGTGCAAAATCAAGGCATTTTGATCATGAATCAATGGAGACAACAATTTATTAGGGGCAAATAAGAGTGCTTTTGATTGCTCTTTGCTCCTTTCCCTTTAGGCTcgttaatttaattcaattcaatCCAAAATCAATACTAGAGTacattatgttattattattattatcatggATTGAAAACAAGATTTTGATtttggaaagttgaaaatgtgtATGCTTAGTAGTTTaccgtttttattttatttttttctaattcatttttgtaattttaagtggatttttttttgtaagaaaaaaattatggttCAAAAAAGATTCGTCGATCGCATTGTATGCGGCAATGCATCTAgaaatagaataattattaacaactgaaatttattcttttttttttatctatatactGAAATTTATTCTGTCAAAATGGTAGAGAGAATtggaatttgatttttattgttacaagaaatgaaatttaatttcttGTGGAGTAGATAATGTGGTGGTGGTCCTGTACAAGCATTTATTTTGGCACTAGTAGTTTGTTGTGCTCATTTATTTGATAAAGCTTTGATGATGAAAGGAAAATTAAATTAGAAGtttcaaaaattgatttatttgaatGAAGTAGCACCGCTACAAAGGGACCATGATGGTTATTTTGGTGAGAAATATTGCACGGGAAATGTACTAAAACATGTAGTTTTGAAAACAAAGTAGATGATGTAATTAGTTGGATAGATTGGTGTTGTAGCACGTGGATGTTTGTTTGGTTCGCTGCATATAACATCAATGGTTTGGTTACAGGCTGTAATAGATAATTCTATGTACTGGTAGTTAGACAACTGCACTATCATCTCCAGTGTCAATTCTCATCCCAACTTCATTCAGAGTAATTCCCAAACTCCAATTCTCCTTTTTTTTCATTATCTCGATTTGTTCTATTACTATAGCTTTTTTGACATATAAATACAATTCTATTcttaaaatatgtgatattaattaaacatttatatacaaaagctatattaataaatatctctatattaatttatattgcataataatttcataaaattatttttatttggagTTGAAAATTTACTATTGATATCATTACAATTGTATGTttgtttttatcaataaaataatttctttttaatagtTATGCAGTTAAAAAGAGTTATGTTAAAAGATACGAACGGCgtaatgaaatatataaaagtattttatttaattttaagtaaataatttaattttttatattttaaaatgttaacaatattataatttttttacaaaaattcatcaaaattttcaaacaaaactcataaaattaattattatttttaatataatacatattttatcaaatttataattcaaatcttcaaataaagtcatattttcattctttatattttttaatttttgtaataaaattaaataaataaacaactaaaacattatttgaaattaagttaaggaatcGTCGAAATAATTATGGTAAAAAAGttattgcaattttataatAGTATATTTCACATGTTTCATTATAAATGTTATCATAACATTTAGCATATCAAAATAGTTTCTTAATTTTCTAATCATCATAGTAGAGTTTGTGTTCGTGGAGAACGCATGCATctgatttgttattttttagtatttagaaaatatttcgtTGTATTAGGATTCTGATAAATATGTTCATTCAGAAATAGTTTATCTATCGTATATTAAGATTCTGATACAATTtatattagatattttattttaaagactTTGTGGTTGATAATTTATCTTATACAATTTAGTCCACaattcaatcaataatattttcgatgacataaatttattttaaaacttaaaaacgACAATATATACTAGTTTagaaacatttatatttttaatttcattttatgaCTAAgaatgtcgtattcgaatataaATAGTTTCATTTCGATTGTGACTCGACAAAATTCGAATCGGAGCTGAAGTAGTGATGGAAAGGCAGGAAGCAATGGAGTGGTCTATTTCAGAAGTTGCTGTTATGTTGAGCCATGTTTGCAGGCCGGACGGACCCACTCAATTTATATACGTAATTGACAGCATTCAGCCACCCCAACATCCACACTTTTCCATACTATCACtatcattattatatatattattttctgccaaaatatatattatatttctaaagTTTCAATTCATCAATTATTTTCCTTGCatggaaataaaaatataatctgCTTACGCTTTCGCCGATTTTACTTTTCCAGAAAAGTACTCtaagaatttttttacatacaaaatattttaaaattattacaaatataaaaaataaataaaac from Cicer arietinum cultivar CDC Frontier isolate Library 1 chromosome 5, Cicar.CDCFrontier_v2.0, whole genome shotgun sequence carries:
- the LOC101493216 gene encoding probable xyloglucan glycosyltransferase 12 codes for the protein MASLFDWGVKESHRGTPVVVKMDNPNWSMVELEGPSEEDLIITTTKTNPSSRDKGKGRNKNAKQLTWVLLLKAHRAAGCLTSLPPALFALVSAVKRRVASGRTDADADGGGGREKENLAVKSRFYSFIKVFLCLSVFLLCFEVAAYFKGWHFSAPNLELLWAPAFGVKDVFDWFYALWVLIRVEYLAPPLQFLTNACIVLFLIQSLDRLVLCLGCFWIRFKKIKPVPKGGYLLDLESGEKGFFPMVLVQIPMCNEKEVYQQSIAAVCNLDWPKSNLLIQVLDDSDDPITQSLIKEEVHKWQQEGANILYRHRVIRDGYKAGNLKSAMNCNYVKDYEFVTIFDADFQPTPDFLKKTVPHFKDNEELGLVQARWSFVNRDENLLTRLQNINLSFHFEVEQQVNSVFINFFGFNGTAGVWRIKALEEAGGWLERTTVEDMDIAVRAHLHGWKFIFLNDVECQCELPESYEAYRKQQHRWHSGPMQLFRLCLPDVITAKISIWKKFNMIFLFFLLRKLVLPFYSFTLFCIILPMTMFVPEAEIPAWVVCYIPAVMSFLNILPAPKAFPFIVPYLLFENTMSVTKFNAMISGLFQLGSAYEWVVTKKSGRSSEGDLASLIEKPKHQRGSSEPDLEEMKEEIRRQEENENVAQKKKKKHNRIYMKELALAFLLLTASARSLLSAQGIHFYFLLFQGVSFLLVGLDLIGEQVD